A genomic segment from Geitlerinema sp. PCC 7407 encodes:
- a CDS encoding DUF6930 domain-containing protein has product MTTLTQATCRRLQKLPLLASVWEGDRRSIHDATTIPHSRLVDEDTDCILWVDGREGIVRAMDMVNPASGPEAVVRTLIRAIENPLSTSAPARPQKIVVRNREMQFFLRGVLQDLGIQVEYVADLPLIDEIFRGMAGAAHHNAPQLPDRYAENLENLAKDLWQDAPWEYLEEHQIIGIEINHADIGTLYLSVLGMMGTEYGALFYRSLDSLRQFRLAVLERSSSDMENAFLQQDCLFITFEAPENQAKVSSHPLAVPEPDQVQPSFGNLHPLEGMRSVIYEEEAIALMVGIEALHRFLKQHKDKLTSTPYRPISSRYRISLPASEDALEETISVQVKTLPEVAQELADLIEEELEEENDAFPPIQDDLVPDGSIGSIGVLGWDLVESLRLNAQFHQATAADISRPPEGLPVIVIQTSRPKAKDLINNIQGKGGLQTVTFNLGADPYLGELYDLGILQTGDGELHLFCEFDATDPHHQSARQLWEERCRITQGVCGVVIAMGVNGKTRGNPQLRDMLGFFETNYATAESLGMEPLTLDLDLD; this is encoded by the coding sequence ATGACCACGCTAACCCAGGCTACGTGCCGCCGCCTCCAAAAACTGCCATTGCTTGCGAGCGTATGGGAAGGCGATCGCCGCTCCATCCATGACGCCACCACCATTCCCCATTCCAGACTTGTCGATGAAGACACCGACTGCATCCTGTGGGTCGACGGGCGTGAAGGCATTGTCCGCGCCATGGATATGGTTAACCCCGCCAGTGGTCCCGAAGCCGTTGTGCGCACCCTCATTCGCGCCATCGAAAATCCTCTGAGCACCAGCGCCCCCGCCCGTCCCCAAAAAATCGTCGTCCGCAATCGAGAAATGCAGTTTTTTCTGCGGGGGGTGCTCCAAGACCTAGGGATTCAGGTCGAGTACGTTGCAGACTTGCCGCTGATCGATGAGATCTTTCGGGGGATGGCCGGGGCCGCTCACCACAATGCTCCCCAGCTTCCAGACCGCTATGCCGAGAATCTGGAAAATCTTGCCAAAGATCTCTGGCAAGACGCGCCTTGGGAGTATCTCGAAGAGCATCAGATCATCGGCATTGAGATCAACCACGCAGATATCGGCACGCTCTACTTATCCGTCCTAGGCATGATGGGGACGGAGTATGGAGCGCTCTTTTATCGATCGCTAGACTCTCTCAGGCAGTTTCGGCTCGCAGTCCTCGAGAGATCCAGCAGCGATATGGAGAACGCCTTTCTACAGCAAGACTGTCTCTTCATCACCTTTGAGGCACCAGAAAACCAAGCAAAAGTTTCCAGCCATCCCCTAGCCGTACCAGAGCCAGATCAAGTGCAGCCATCCTTTGGCAATCTGCATCCGCTAGAGGGGATGCGATCGGTGATTTATGAAGAAGAGGCGATCGCCCTTATGGTGGGCATCGAAGCCCTGCATCGATTTCTAAAACAGCACAAAGACAAGCTCACCAGCACCCCCTACCGCCCAATCAGCAGCCGCTATCGCATTTCTTTGCCCGCCAGCGAAGATGCCCTCGAAGAAACCATTTCTGTCCAGGTGAAGACCCTACCGGAGGTTGCCCAAGAGCTCGCTGATTTGATTGAGGAGGAGCTGGAAGAAGAAAACGACGCTTTTCCCCCGATCCAGGACGATCTGGTACCCGATGGCTCTATTGGCAGCATTGGCGTTCTGGGTTGGGATCTCGTCGAGTCCCTCCGCCTCAACGCCCAGTTTCATCAAGCCACTGCAGCCGATATTTCTCGGCCTCCCGAGGGTCTACCCGTGATCGTGATCCAGACCTCCCGCCCCAAAGCCAAAGATCTCATCAACAACATCCAGGGAAAAGGAGGCTTGCAAACTGTCACCTTCAATTTGGGCGCAGATCCTTATCTCGGTGAGCTTTACGATCTGGGTATTTTGCAGACAGGCGATGGCGAGCTGCATCTGTTTTGCGAATTTGACGCCACCGACCCCCACCACCAGAGCGCCCGCCAGCTCTGGGAGGAGCGCTGTCGCATTACCCAGGGCGTTTGCGGCGTGGTGATTGCGATGGGCGTGAATGGCAAAACTCGGGGCAATCCCCAGCTGCGAGACATGCTGGGTTTTTTTGAAACGAACTACGCGACTGCTGAATCCCTCGGCATGGAACCGCTGACGTTGGATCTGGACCTCGATTAG
- a CDS encoding M48 family metallopeptidase, producing the protein MTETVESLFDSGIQRYQAGEDPEILIPLFKEVCDRSPKSSSSWTCLAWLYLLTDRSKLALKAAQKAVKLNPEDPQARVNLSVAMLETGQKGVREHIELTQQIMMAVKELRDEVAENIEDGLKRRPDWKSLQRVQNWLFE; encoded by the coding sequence ATGACTGAGACTGTTGAATCGTTGTTTGATAGCGGCATCCAGCGTTACCAGGCTGGTGAAGATCCGGAGATTTTGATTCCCCTGTTCAAGGAAGTGTGCGATCGCTCTCCCAAAAGCAGCTCCTCTTGGACCTGCTTGGCGTGGCTTTATCTCCTTACCGATCGCTCCAAACTGGCCCTCAAAGCGGCCCAAAAAGCGGTCAAGCTCAACCCCGAAGATCCTCAGGCCCGCGTGAACCTGTCGGTCGCCATGCTCGAAACTGGGCAAAAGGGCGTGCGTGAGCACATTGAACTGACCCAGCAGATCATGATGGCGGTCAAGGAACTGCGGGACGAAGTGGCCGAAAACATCGAAGACGGTCTCAAGCGCCGTCCCGACTGGAAGAGTCTGCAGCGCGTCCAAAACTGGCTTTTCGAATAA
- a CDS encoding iron-sulfur cluster assembly accessory protein, translating into MTQATQSQQRGIQMTDAARSQIRLLREQQGRDLCLRVGVRQGGCSGMSYMMDFEDVTKANPEQDEIYDHGDFKVVCDRKSLLYLYGLVLDYSNAMIGGGFQFTNPNASQTCGCGKSFSA; encoded by the coding sequence ATGACACAAGCAACTCAATCTCAGCAGCGCGGAATTCAAATGACCGACGCGGCTCGAAGCCAGATCCGCCTGTTGCGTGAGCAGCAGGGCCGGGATTTGTGCCTGCGAGTGGGTGTGCGCCAAGGTGGCTGCTCTGGTATGTCCTACATGATGGACTTCGAGGACGTTACGAAGGCGAATCCTGAGCAGGATGAAATTTATGATCATGGCGATTTCAAGGTAGTGTGCGATCGCAAGAGCTTGCTCTACCTCTACGGCTTGGTTCTGGACTACAGCAATGCCATGATCGGCGGCGGCTTTCAGTTCACCAACCCCAATGCAAGTCAAACTTGCGGTTGCGGTAAGTCTTTCTCCGCCTGA